A region of Toxorhynchites rutilus septentrionalis strain SRP chromosome 1, ASM2978413v1, whole genome shotgun sequence DNA encodes the following proteins:
- the LOC129763532 gene encoding casein kinase II subunit alpha, with product MTLPSSARVYTDVNSHKPREYWDYENYVVDWANQDDYQLVRKLGRGKYSEVFEAIKITNNEKCVVKILKPVKKKKIKREIKILENLRGGTNIITLLAVVKDPVSRTPALIFEHVNNTDFKQLYQTLTDYDIRYYLYELLKALDYCHSMGIMHRDVKPHNVMIDHENRKLRLIDWGLAEFYHPGQEYNVRVASRYFKGPELLVDYQMYDYSLDMWSLGCMLASMIFRKEPFFHGHDNYDQLVRIAKVLGTEDLFAYLDKYNIELDPRFNDILARHSRKRWERFVHSENQHLVSPEALDFLDKLLRYDHYERLTAREAMEHPYFAIIVNGQMPPPSSSTKGSNQ from the coding sequence ATGACATTACCAAGCAGTGCACGAGTTTACACGGACGTTAATTCGCACAAACCTCGCGAATATTGGGATTATGAAAACTACGTCGTGGATTGGGCAAATCAGGATGACTACCAGTTGGTCCGAAAGCTTGGCAGAGGAAAATATAGTGAAGTGTTTGAAGCTATCAAAATTACCAACAATGAAAAGTGTGTGGTGAAAATTCTGAAACCagtcaaaaagaagaaaatcaaAAGAGAAATTAAGATCTTAGAAAATTTACGCGGTGGCACGAATATTATTACACTATTGGCTGTAGTAAAGGATCCAGTTTCGCGCACACCGGCGCTGATTTTCGAGCATGTGAACAATACAGATTTTAAACAGCTTTATCAGACGCTAACCGATTATGACATCCGGTACTATCTGTATGAGCTTTTGAAGGCATTGGACTACTGTCATAGCATGGGAATCATGCACCGTGACGTAAAACCGCATAATGTAATGATTGATCACGAGAATCGAAAATTACGGCTTATTGACTGGGGTTTGGCTGAATTCTATCATCCAGGACAGGAGTATAATGTTCGTGTTGCTAGTCGTTATTTCAAAGGTCCTGAGCTTCTAGTCGATTATCAAATGTACGATTATTCACTCGACATGTGGTCCCTTGGGTGCATGCTTGCCTCGATGATCTTCCGGAAGGAGCCATTCTTTCATGGACATGATAATTATGACCAGTTGGTGCGAATCGCTAAGGTTTTGGGTACGGAGGATTTGTTTGCATATCTCGATAAATATAACATCGAGTTAGATCCGCGTTTCAACGATATTCTCGCGAGACATTCTCGGAAGCGATGGGAGCGTTTCGTGCACTCAGAAAATCAACATCTTGTATCACCAGAAGCATTGGATTTCTTAGATAAATTGCTTCGTTACGATCATTACGAACGCCTAACAGCAAGAGAAGCTATGGAACATCCATATTTTGCAATCATTGTTAACGGTCAGATGCCTCCTCCATCGTCATCCACGAAAGGGagcaatcaataa